Proteins encoded together in one Candidatus Bathyarchaeota archaeon window:
- a CDS encoding cobalamin-dependent protein (Presence of a B(12) (cobalamin)-binding domain implies dependence on cobalamin itself, in one of its several forms, or in some unusual lineages, dependence on a cobalamin-like analog.), translated as MGVLEDVKDCFMNLRGVEEARRLAERTVRDGISFRDVFEAMKEGLDVVGDKYDVGEYFLSDLIMAGIMATEFVEALKPHIPSLGVESKGRIIIGTVEGDIHDIGKNLVSTMLSVNGFEVLDIGVNVSPEKFVDSVERFKPDILAMSCLLTAGLPAIRNTLQLLRMRGLNVKVMIGGRPITREFAEELGVGYGRDAIQAVKVALELIHI; from the coding sequence ATGGGCGTCCTGGAAGACGTTAAAGATTGTTTTATGAACCTTAGGGGGGTGGAGGAGGCTAGGAGGCTGGCGGAGAGGACTGTTCGGGATGGGATAAGTTTCAGAGATGTTTTCGAAGCCATGAAGGAGGGGTTAGATGTCGTCGGAGATAAATATGATGTGGGAGAATACTTTCTATCCGACCTCATTATGGCTGGCATCATGGCTACAGAGTTTGTGGAGGCCCTCAAGCCCCACATCCCCTCTTTAGGGGTTGAATCCAAGGGTAGGATAATCATAGGAACCGTTGAGGGAGACATCCATGACATAGGGAAGAACCTGGTCTCCACCATGCTCTCGGTAAACGGCTTTGAGGTTCTAGATATAGGAGTCAACGTTTCACCAGAGAAATTTGTGGATAGCGTTGAAAGGTTTAAACCCGATATACTGGCCATGTCGTGCCTCCTAACAGCGGGCCTGCCTGCTATCCGGAATACTTTGCAGCTCCTGAGGATGAGGGGTTTAAACGTTAAAGTCATGATAGGGGGCAGGCCCATCACTAGGGAGTTCGCGGAGGAGTTAGGCGTAGGATACGGAAGGGATGCCATCCAAGCGGTTAAAGTCGCCTTAGAGCTGATCCATATATAA
- a CDS encoding DNA double-strand break repair nuclease NurA, whose product MASPLSLHVKRISRVLRDGAEDQVEDAMRRLEAAGKLYDVLLSRIMISSFDPSLAYETALEMFGSPRVRFAAVDGSQDKRLVAGLAVFWGGAYAATGIIEFKPESPPRIRYDTGFMEHGRGVSSCIPLYVDKVEAVDQSIQSLGEPGTSTIAKPLTEQGVIDNSSIADWVMTFSELYLAYRLVGEMDVKVLLLDRSLSGTQTSLMYDTSNRDRWRSDAAILGLEVDGRALDVNEMAYGRHYIANPRLRIPPPRGDYVRYAALYLLQRRDEPLGFGEISRELRVETGDRCRILEKALREAVREGYIEEYNGLYRVNSRYAEAWARIKGLVLSLAHRLFEEDAENPLRMKTHRGFRWLTTLDLALLSLYTLYMLLEECWERKILLIGLAKDTTARDFKSHVIPVCAGAGIWSIKGEIVESLPSTDRMLLQAVSLFNHERIPVPWCLIEYDSAFQTIIPDLKRGGCYVRGAIENKIIPERMFVKSYIQLEESERDPRLRSNVLPMDRLAYPEYDLGALIRLCHEYRGVVEPVEPILYRDSSIQNKIQNLAMTILTSMSSRSIPEVFGHNKALFIADKIAKAQRAKIKGLIDGLSHWLLNNRRLRTFSFHMHSFRERRTEVEYARGTAG is encoded by the coding sequence TTGGCTTCTCCCTTAAGCCTACACGTGAAGAGGATCAGCAGGGTTCTAAGGGATGGGGCTGAAGATCAGGTGGAGGATGCCATGAGGAGGCTTGAGGCCGCTGGAAAGCTTTACGACGTCCTCCTATCCAGGATAATGATATCCAGCTTCGATCCTTCCCTCGCATATGAGACGGCATTGGAGATGTTCGGCTCTCCCAGGGTTAGGTTTGCAGCCGTGGACGGCTCCCAGGATAAGAGGTTGGTGGCGGGCTTAGCCGTCTTCTGGGGTGGGGCCTACGCTGCAACGGGGATCATAGAGTTTAAACCTGAATCCCCGCCTAGGATCAGGTACGACACGGGATTCATGGAGCATGGAAGAGGGGTTTCGAGCTGCATCCCCCTCTACGTGGATAAGGTTGAAGCTGTGGATCAGTCTATTCAAAGCCTGGGTGAGCCGGGCACATCCACTATAGCTAAACCTTTGACTGAGCAGGGCGTGATAGATAACTCGAGCATAGCGGATTGGGTTATGACCTTCTCAGAGCTCTACCTCGCGTATAGGTTGGTGGGGGAGATGGATGTGAAGGTGCTCCTCCTGGATAGGAGCCTTTCAGGAACCCAGACGAGCCTCATGTACGATACCTCAAACAGGGATCGGTGGAGGAGTGACGCTGCAATCCTAGGCTTGGAGGTTGATGGTAGAGCATTGGACGTGAACGAGATGGCTTATGGGAGACATTACATAGCGAATCCTAGGCTCAGGATCCCACCGCCTCGGGGAGACTATGTACGTTACGCAGCCTTATACCTGCTTCAACGGAGGGATGAGCCGTTAGGCTTTGGAGAGATAAGCCGGGAGCTGAGGGTGGAGACGGGAGACAGATGCAGGATATTGGAAAAGGCCCTTAGAGAAGCCGTCAGGGAGGGGTACATAGAGGAGTATAACGGTCTATACCGTGTAAATTCCAGGTATGCCGAGGCGTGGGCTAGGATTAAGGGGCTTGTGCTCAGCCTCGCCCACAGGTTGTTCGAGGAGGATGCGGAGAACCCTCTGAGGATGAAAACCCATAGAGGGTTCAGGTGGCTGACAACCCTCGACCTAGCCCTCCTCTCCCTCTACACTTTATATATGCTCTTAGAGGAGTGTTGGGAGAGGAAGATCCTCCTCATAGGTTTAGCGAAGGATACTACGGCCAGGGATTTTAAGAGCCACGTCATACCCGTATGCGCCGGGGCTGGCATCTGGAGCATCAAGGGAGAGATCGTGGAGAGCCTCCCCAGCACGGATAGGATGCTCCTCCAGGCGGTAAGCCTCTTCAACCATGAAAGGATACCCGTACCCTGGTGCCTCATAGAATACGATTCGGCGTTCCAGACTATAATACCTGACTTGAAGCGTGGAGGTTGCTACGTGAGGGGAGCCATAGAGAATAAGATAATACCTGAGAGGATGTTCGTTAAAAGCTATATTCAACTGGAGGAATCGGAGAGGGATCCGAGACTTAGGAGCAACGTGCTACCGATGGATAGATTAGCGTATCCGGAGTATGACCTGGGAGCCCTTATAAGGTTATGCCATGAATATAGGGGGGTTGTAGAGCCTGTCGAGCCGATCCTATACAGAGATAGCTCGATTCAGAATAAGATTCAGAACCTGGCCATGACCATATTGACGTCCATGAGCAGTAGGAGTATACCGGAGGTCTTCGGCCATAACAAGGCGTTGTTCATAGCCGATAAGATAGCCAAAGCCCAGAGAGCTAAGATCAAGGGCCTAATAGACGGGTTAAGCCATTGGCTCCTAAACAATAGGAGGCTTAGAACCTTCAGCTTCCATATGCACAGCTTCAGGGAGAGGAGGACTGAGGTAGAATATGCGAGGGGCACAGCGGGATGA
- a CDS encoding ATP-binding protein: protein MIEEGLERYFTDFDGRFIARLSSVTAVRRSETPSEATGISAKYECEVKAEYQRDLMGLLEEGMLLAVRNFKSPRHGGMRFTLLEASRIGPEHYGLRGLSDQAYYPYQFEIIQESVKDWETNDKATMMIRLTAIPLNYDLIIGRDGGISYVKGFTYPIIAEKVYVLNRDTVHQMYNRSILERMNMPWDRIRTSAEARRDPRLGFIKMFESIEERIPIYVDYDRLIRYHFGIFGFTGCGKSNLLSNILRRIIYHSRDAKIVIFDSSIEYPFLLQDVFADESIPSRIILETPIIEAGQLYRVVVKPRMFEGDERAETVFQRILSLNRIGCYTESIEAPPTYGDIIEEIENLRNDNVTRPNYVEAIDEVYGFILSHMRMRGAQKVDVIDEEFIHLLDRTARRAVEKFRVSDKSNLYGWATTRLTLQELLKRATVQGGEGYLEEGCTVNDLVRLIKGEDRLICLSIADPNLIKSLAAKLTHQVLMDRKREFRVDPSILFVFDEAQEFIPAYDKARGVERESTEKVETLLRQGRKYGLGGCIATQRIAYLNTNALQQLHTYFIGPLPRPYDRNLVSSTFTIDQSILEKTLEFAPGEWLLSSYVATGMENVPIFIKADDAEEEIENFLAGTDSRDET from the coding sequence ATGATCGAAGAGGGGTTGGAGAGGTATTTCACCGACTTCGACGGCAGGTTCATCGCCAGGCTAAGCTCGGTAACGGCTGTAAGGAGGAGCGAAACCCCTTCAGAGGCTACGGGGATATCAGCCAAGTATGAGTGTGAGGTTAAGGCTGAGTATCAAAGGGATTTAATGGGCCTATTGGAGGAGGGTATGCTCCTCGCGGTCAGGAACTTTAAGTCTCCGAGGCATGGCGGGATGAGGTTCACCCTCCTAGAAGCGTCCAGGATAGGCCCCGAGCACTACGGGTTGAGGGGGCTCTCAGACCAGGCCTACTACCCCTACCAGTTCGAGATAATCCAGGAGTCCGTGAAGGATTGGGAGACCAATGATAAGGCTACGATGATGATCAGGCTCACGGCCATCCCTTTGAACTACGACCTCATAATAGGCAGGGATGGAGGGATCAGCTATGTGAAGGGTTTTACTTACCCGATCATAGCGGAGAAGGTTTACGTCCTCAACAGGGATACTGTCCATCAGATGTACAATAGGAGTATACTCGAGCGTATGAACATGCCATGGGATAGGATCCGCACCTCCGCTGAGGCTAGGAGGGATCCCAGGCTCGGCTTCATAAAGATGTTTGAGAGCATTGAGGAGCGGATCCCCATCTACGTGGACTATGACAGGCTGATAAGATATCATTTCGGCATATTCGGCTTCACAGGCTGCGGTAAATCCAACCTCCTATCCAACATCCTCAGAAGGATAATTTATCATTCCAGAGACGCTAAGATAGTCATATTCGATAGTTCGATAGAGTATCCTTTCCTGCTCCAAGACGTCTTCGCGGATGAATCGATACCGTCGAGGATCATCTTGGAGACCCCTATAATTGAGGCGGGGCAACTCTACAGGGTAGTGGTTAAGCCGAGGATGTTCGAGGGGGATGAGAGGGCTGAGACGGTATTCCAGCGTATCCTAAGCCTTAACAGGATCGGCTGCTACACGGAATCCATAGAGGCGCCCCCAACTTATGGGGACATAATCGAAGAAATAGAGAATCTCAGGAACGATAATGTCACGAGGCCTAACTACGTGGAGGCTATAGACGAGGTTTACGGTTTCATCCTCTCCCATATGAGGATGCGTGGAGCTCAGAAAGTGGATGTAATAGACGAAGAATTCATCCATCTGCTGGATAGAACCGCTAGAAGGGCTGTTGAAAAATTTAGGGTTAGCGATAAGAGCAACCTCTACGGCTGGGCCACTACGAGGCTAACCCTCCAGGAGCTACTTAAAAGGGCTACGGTCCAAGGTGGGGAAGGATACCTAGAGGAAGGCTGCACGGTTAATGACCTGGTGAGGCTCATCAAAGGGGAGGATCGGCTTATATGCCTCTCGATAGCTGATCCGAACCTGATTAAATCCCTAGCGGCTAAATTAACCCATCAGGTTTTGATGGATAGGAAGAGGGAGTTCAGGGTCGATCCCTCAATATTATTCGTGTTCGACGAGGCGCAGGAGTTCATCCCCGCCTACGATAAGGCCAGAGGAGTTGAGAGAGAGTCCACCGAGAAGGTGGAAACCCTCTTGAGACAGGGGAGGAAATACGGTTTAGGAGGATGCATAGCCACGCAGAGGATAGCATATCTTAATACGAATGCTCTACAGCAGCTCCACACATATTTCATAGGGCCGCTTCCAAGACCCTACGATAGAAACCTTGTGAGCAGCACCTTCACAATCGATCAGAGCATACTCGAAAAGACGCTGGAGTTCGCCCCGGGAGAGTGGCTCCTATCAAGCTACGTAGCCACGGGGATGGAGAACGTCCCGATATTCATAAAAGCAGACGACGCGGAGGAGGAGATAGAGAATTTCCTAGCCGGAACGGATAGTAGAGACGAAACCTAG
- a CDS encoding HDIG domain-containing protein, with product MLSRAEALELLRSRVSKRNWLYHMLAVEAVMKGLATHLGEDEEKWGLLGLLHDIDFSQTEATPDRHGLEAEKILEGKVPEDLIRAIKAHNSAYTGVEPTSNMEKALIAADAVSGLIVATALVMPSRKVSEVTIKTLEKKFKQKDFAKGVDRDRISLHEELGIPREKFLEIALNSLRSIADSIGL from the coding sequence ATGCTAAGCAGGGCTGAAGCATTGGAGCTTTTAAGATCCAGGGTTTCAAAGAGAAACTGGCTTTATCATATGCTTGCCGTCGAAGCCGTCATGAAGGGGCTAGCAACACATCTAGGCGAGGACGAGGAGAAATGGGGCCTATTAGGACTGCTCCACGACATAGATTTCAGCCAGACGGAGGCCACACCTGATAGGCACGGCCTAGAGGCTGAGAAGATACTTGAAGGCAAGGTGCCCGAGGACTTGATAAGGGCTATAAAAGCCCACAACTCCGCTTACACAGGTGTTGAGCCCACGTCCAATATGGAGAAGGCCCTCATAGCAGCCGACGCCGTATCGGGCTTGATAGTGGCTACAGCCCTGGTCATGCCCTCAAGAAAGGTCTCCGAGGTAACCATTAAAACGCTTGAGAAAAAGTTTAAGCAGAAGGACTTCGCGAAAGGAGTCGACAGGGACAGGATAAGCCTACATGAAGAACTTGGAATCCCAAGGGAGAAGTTCCTTGAAATAGCCTTGAACAGCTTGAGGAGTATAGCGGATTCCATAGGCCTCTAA
- a CDS encoding translation initiation factor eIF-1A → MGKRKVLSESEIDRLVLPAKDQLLGRVTQLLGYDRFRVKCADGVERVCRVRGKMKRRTWIKSGDYVLVAPWDFQDERGDILWRYRDNQIHLLEDKGLIVESLRI, encoded by the coding sequence ATGGGTAAACGTAAAGTTCTCAGCGAATCCGAGATCGATAGGCTGGTCCTCCCCGCGAAGGATCAGCTTCTAGGCCGTGTAACCCAGCTTCTAGGTTACGACAGGTTCAGGGTTAAATGCGCCGACGGCGTCGAAAGGGTGTGCCGTGTGAGGGGTAAGATGAAACGGAGGACATGGATAAAGAGCGGGGACTACGTCCTAGTCGCCCCATGGGATTTCCAGGATGAAAGAGGAGACATCCTATGGAGATACAGGGATAACCAGATACACCTACTCGAAGACAAAGGGTTAATAGTGGAATCCCTGAGGATCTAA
- a CDS encoding peptidylprolyl isomerase translates to MPISVGDEVAVHYTVRLDTGEVIETTRDGEPPVFRIGSQELLPSLEEAMMGLEKGDRKEITVPPSEGFGEWREDLLQEVPESIFEDRPPKLGSLVELRSRDGRRLLATVHEVKEDSVILDLNHPLAGQTLIFDIEIMDIHKPPRREPDKGETRIRGKRGC, encoded by the coding sequence ATGCCTATAAGTGTTGGAGATGAGGTTGCGGTTCACTACACTGTCAGGCTTGACACCGGAGAAGTTATAGAGACAACCCGGGACGGGGAACCCCCGGTTTTCAGGATAGGTTCCCAGGAGCTTCTCCCCAGCTTAGAGGAGGCTATGATGGGGTTAGAGAAGGGTGATAGAAAGGAGATAACGGTTCCCCCCAGTGAAGGGTTCGGGGAGTGGAGGGAGGATCTACTCCAGGAAGTCCCTGAATCTATCTTCGAGGATAGGCCTCCTAAACTCGGAAGCCTTGTCGAGCTCAGATCCCGTGATGGAAGGAGGCTCCTAGCCACCGTCCATGAGGTGAAGGAGGATTCTGTGATCCTGGATCTCAACCACCCCCTAGCAGGGCAAACCCTGATATTCGATATAGAGATCATGGACATCCATAAGCCTCCCAGGCGAGAACCGGATAAAGGGGAAACTAGGATAAGGGGAAAAAGAGGATGCTAG
- a CDS encoding cation-translocating P-type ATPase has protein sequence MASWHSLSVEEVLERLNSSMDGLTDEEAAERLRKYGPNELERVERPSPLRIFARQFTNILIIILLAATLFSILVGEALDAIAIIAIVVAATILGFSQEYRAEKAIEALKRMLSPTASVLRGSKEREILVREIVPGDIIILEAGDKVPADARIIEEYRLQVDEAPLTGESTPVQKEASTLEGDLQIPDMRNMVFAGTTVTDGKGRAVVVATGMNTEFGKIAREVAAVKKEKTPLERRMEDVGRLLSKIMLAACFTVILAGIVEEYLRHGVVRSDFAVEMILFGVALAVAAVPEALPAIVTGTLAIGMREMAKANAIVRKMAAVETLGSTSVICTDKTGTLTKGEMTVRKIYVNDKMVEVTGVGYEPKGEFLINGEKIDPLGDEVLTLLLEGAVLCNEARLVKGDAGWRIQRDPTEGALIVAAAKAGIDHEELKRRYPRIAEIPFSSERKRMTTIHKLGEEGGIVFMKGAPETVLERCSRIREGEGGEKPLTRDKVEEILKVNLEMAEQALRVLGVAYKKTRDAGVVVDEEAEENLTFLGLVGMMDPPREEAVEAIKICREVEMKPVMITGDQKLTAIAVAREMGIYREGDIALTGAELEALSEEELAGIVDRVTVYARVSPLHKVKIVKAWKKWGEVVAMTGDGVNDAPALRHADIGVAMGITGTEVTKEAADMVITDDNFATIVKAVERGRWIYDNIKKYLLFLLQCNLVELIVLAVGVLVGFPLPLLPAQILYVNLATDGLPAIALGVTPPEPDIMKRPPRSPKEGIFTRDGKRFLAIFPAVLSAILLGLFATSIAHGEALARTRMFLALISFELAIALSMRSLRHSVLKVKPDRFLSMAVAITAVQTATLMAFPTVRQAFRINMPTREDVILIAGISLIAVVIVEALKKTLKKL, from the coding sequence ATGGCTTCTTGGCATAGTTTGAGCGTCGAAGAGGTCTTGGAGAGGCTTAATTCGAGCATGGATGGCTTGACGGATGAGGAGGCGGCTGAACGGTTAAGGAAGTATGGACCCAACGAGTTGGAGAGGGTGGAGAGACCCTCCCCCCTCAGGATTTTCGCCAGGCAGTTCACTAATATCCTTATAATTATACTTTTGGCTGCCACTTTATTCTCGATCCTAGTTGGGGAGGCGCTCGATGCTATAGCGATCATAGCCATAGTCGTAGCGGCCACCATACTGGGCTTCAGCCAGGAGTATAGGGCTGAAAAGGCCATAGAGGCTTTGAAGAGGATGCTCAGCCCTACTGCCTCCGTTTTGAGGGGTTCGAAGGAACGGGAGATCCTTGTCAGAGAGATAGTTCCAGGCGACATAATAATATTAGAGGCTGGGGATAAGGTTCCAGCAGACGCTAGGATAATAGAGGAGTATAGGCTTCAAGTCGATGAGGCCCCGCTGACGGGGGAGTCCACCCCCGTACAGAAGGAGGCTTCAACCCTGGAGGGGGACCTTCAGATCCCCGATATGAGGAACATGGTGTTCGCAGGCACCACCGTCACGGATGGGAAAGGCAGGGCTGTCGTAGTGGCCACAGGCATGAACACCGAGTTCGGCAAGATAGCTAGGGAAGTAGCGGCGGTTAAGAAGGAGAAGACCCCCCTGGAGCGCCGGATGGAGGATGTTGGGCGGCTGTTAAGCAAGATAATGCTCGCCGCCTGCTTCACGGTGATACTGGCGGGCATAGTCGAGGAGTACCTCAGGCACGGCGTGGTCAGATCCGACTTCGCCGTGGAGATGATCCTCTTCGGAGTCGCCTTAGCCGTGGCGGCAGTCCCTGAGGCTCTACCCGCCATCGTCACCGGGACCCTAGCCATAGGCATGAGGGAGATGGCTAAGGCCAACGCCATAGTGAGGAAGATGGCCGCCGTTGAGACATTAGGCTCGACGTCGGTGATATGCACCGATAAGACGGGGACCCTGACCAAGGGCGAGATGACGGTAAGGAAGATCTACGTAAACGATAAGATGGTTGAGGTCACAGGGGTGGGATACGAGCCCAAGGGAGAATTCCTCATAAACGGCGAAAAGATAGATCCGTTAGGAGATGAGGTCCTTACCCTACTGCTCGAGGGCGCAGTGCTGTGCAACGAGGCGAGGCTCGTAAAAGGGGATGCGGGATGGCGTATCCAGAGGGATCCGACGGAGGGCGCCCTCATAGTGGCGGCGGCCAAGGCCGGCATAGATCATGAAGAACTTAAACGGAGATATCCCCGCATCGCCGAGATACCCTTCAGCTCGGAGAGGAAAAGGATGACAACCATCCATAAATTAGGGGAAGAGGGAGGCATAGTATTCATGAAGGGCGCCCCCGAGACGGTTCTTGAACGCTGCTCTAGGATCAGGGAGGGGGAGGGGGGAGAGAAGCCCCTGACGAGGGATAAGGTTGAGGAGATACTGAAGGTAAATTTGGAGATGGCTGAGCAAGCCCTCAGGGTCCTAGGAGTAGCATATAAGAAGACTAGGGACGCTGGCGTCGTGGTAGATGAGGAGGCGGAGGAGAACCTGACGTTCCTAGGCCTGGTAGGGATGATGGATCCACCCAGGGAGGAGGCCGTGGAGGCGATTAAGATCTGCAGGGAGGTCGAGATGAAGCCCGTCATGATCACCGGAGACCAGAAGCTCACAGCCATAGCTGTGGCTAGGGAGATGGGGATATACCGGGAAGGAGACATAGCCTTGACGGGGGCTGAGCTGGAGGCCCTAAGCGAGGAGGAGCTTGCTGGCATAGTGGATAGAGTCACGGTATACGCCCGTGTATCACCCCTCCATAAGGTCAAGATAGTCAAGGCTTGGAAGAAGTGGGGTGAAGTGGTAGCCATGACGGGGGACGGCGTAAACGACGCCCCAGCCTTAAGGCATGCGGATATAGGCGTGGCCATGGGGATAACGGGGACCGAGGTGACCAAGGAGGCCGCCGACATGGTCATAACAGACGACAACTTCGCGACGATAGTCAAGGCGGTGGAGAGGGGTAGATGGATATACGATAATATAAAGAAGTATCTGCTGTTCCTCCTCCAATGCAACCTGGTGGAGCTCATAGTGTTAGCCGTAGGAGTCCTAGTGGGATTTCCGCTGCCCCTGCTGCCCGCTCAGATACTATACGTGAACCTGGCCACGGACGGGCTGCCCGCGATAGCCCTAGGGGTAACCCCTCCAGAGCCTGACATCATGAAACGGCCGCCTAGAAGCCCTAAAGAGGGAATATTCACGAGGGATGGGAAAAGATTCCTGGCGATATTCCCAGCGGTTCTCAGCGCAATCCTCCTGGGACTTTTCGCAACATCCATAGCCCACGGAGAGGCCCTGGCTCGGACGAGGATGTTCCTAGCCCTGATATCCTTCGAGCTCGCGATAGCCCTTAGCATGAGATCCCTAAGGCACAGCGTATTAAAGGTTAAACCGGATAGGTTCCTCTCCATGGCGGTGGCAATCACGGCCGTCCAGACGGCAACCCTAATGGCCTTCCCAACCGTTCGACAAGCGTTCAGAATAAACATGCCTACACGGGAGGATGTCATCCTAATCGCTGGAATATCCCTAATCGCCGTAGTAATCGTAGAAGCCCTCAAGAAGACCCTCAAGAAACTCTAG
- a CDS encoding molybdenum cofactor biosynthesis protein, protein MSPFRLLISRGEALKILLDSVKPMERTEVIPVGEALNRVLAEDVIPDVDVPPFDRAAMDGYAVKAEDTYGASSMEPKILKLTGILHAGETADAEVKSGECIRIATGSPIPKGADAVVMAEYTEEAEGEVHIYKPVHPGANIARKGEDIRCGEPILKSGALLNPARIGVLAALGKIEVKVYEKPRVAVIPTGTEICELGSKPDKGQIYDVNSYTLSSILKENGAITSRSPIVPDSYEELNSALKGFLDHDALIFSGGSSVGEKDLLARVIQENGELLFHGVQIKPGKPTLFGLVHGKPVLGMPGYPTSCLSNAYIFLVPMIRRMARLPPRRWRRMKAKMAKRIVSASGREQFLPVKLVDGKAYPVFKQSGDITSMAEADGYIILPVNLDVIEEGEEVTVTLFE, encoded by the coding sequence ATGTCTCCTTTCAGGCTTCTAATATCGAGAGGGGAGGCTTTAAAGATCCTATTAGACTCGGTTAAACCCATGGAGAGGACCGAAGTAATACCGGTTGGAGAAGCTTTAAACAGGGTCTTGGCTGAGGATGTGATTCCGGACGTGGATGTGCCCCCCTTCGACAGGGCGGCCATGGACGGCTACGCTGTCAAGGCTGAGGACACCTATGGAGCATCCAGCATGGAGCCCAAGATCCTAAAGCTGACAGGCATACTCCACGCGGGAGAGACAGCCGATGCAGAGGTAAAGAGCGGGGAGTGCATCCGGATAGCCACCGGCTCTCCTATTCCAAAGGGCGCCGACGCTGTGGTCATGGCTGAATACACCGAGGAGGCTGAAGGCGAAGTTCATATATATAAGCCGGTGCATCCTGGAGCCAACATAGCCCGGAAAGGGGAGGATATCAGATGTGGGGAGCCCATTCTAAAGAGCGGCGCCTTACTCAACCCCGCCAGGATAGGCGTATTGGCCGCCCTAGGAAAGATTGAAGTAAAAGTATACGAGAAGCCCAGAGTGGCAGTGATCCCAACCGGGACGGAGATCTGCGAACTCGGTTCAAAACCTGATAAAGGACAAATATATGATGTGAACTCCTATACTTTATCGTCGATCCTCAAGGAGAATGGCGCAATAACCTCGAGATCCCCTATCGTACCGGACTCCTATGAGGAGCTGAATTCAGCCCTTAAAGGGTTCCTAGACCATGATGCCCTAATCTTTTCCGGGGGCAGCTCCGTCGGTGAGAAAGATCTGTTGGCTAGGGTGATCCAGGAGAACGGCGAGCTCCTGTTCCACGGCGTACAGATAAAGCCTGGAAAGCCGACATTATTCGGGTTAGTCCATGGAAAACCCGTATTGGGGATGCCGGGCTACCCTACCTCGTGTCTAAGCAACGCCTACATATTCCTGGTCCCCATGATACGTAGAATGGCTAGGCTCCCCCCGCGGAGATGGAGGAGGATGAAGGCTAAGATGGCTAAGAGGATCGTCTCAGCCTCAGGGAGAGAACAGTTCCTCCCGGTGAAGCTGGTGGATGGGAAGGCCTACCCGGTCTTCAAGCAGTCGGGGGATATAACGAGCATGGCCGAAGCGGATGGATACATAATACTCCCAGTAAACCTGGACGTAATAGAGGAAGGGGAAGAAGTCACAGTAACCCTATTCGAGTGA